A genome region from Nocardiopsis exhalans includes the following:
- a CDS encoding phosphotransferase family protein, giving the protein MSDKLSGDEPSDAELPGLDLERLRSYLDRELPGLVSGPLSGRVIAGGKSNLTYVVTDGAGSWVVRRPPLGHVLATAHDMPREYRVMTALRDTSVPVPRTHVLCEDTEVLGAPFYVMEHVAGTPFRTLDEIAPLGTEGVRKVADGLIATLGNLHAVDPAEVGLGDFGRPAGFLERQVRRWSKQLEASRSRDIPGIDELRDKLAAMLPEQGAPAIVHGDYRLDNVLVTDDGRLTAVLDWEMATLGDPLVDLGLMLVYREQPVIGGSGPATSAEGFPSSPELVEMYAAATGRDVSRLGWYVAFGCFKLAVIAEGIHFRHSRGLTVGAGFDGIGDVVAPLVQRAHTMLKED; this is encoded by the coding sequence ATGAGCGACAAACTCTCCGGCGACGAACCCTCCGACGCCGAACTCCCCGGACTGGACCTGGAGCGGCTGCGTTCCTACCTGGACCGCGAGCTGCCCGGGCTGGTCTCGGGGCCGCTCAGCGGGAGAGTGATCGCGGGTGGCAAGTCCAACCTGACCTACGTGGTCACCGACGGTGCCGGCTCCTGGGTGGTACGCCGCCCGCCGCTGGGGCACGTGCTGGCCACCGCCCACGACATGCCCCGCGAGTACCGGGTGATGACCGCGCTGCGCGACACCTCCGTGCCGGTACCGCGCACGCACGTGCTGTGCGAGGACACCGAGGTGCTCGGCGCACCGTTCTACGTCATGGAACACGTGGCGGGCACGCCCTTCCGCACCCTGGACGAGATCGCCCCGCTCGGGACGGAGGGCGTGCGCAAGGTCGCCGACGGGCTGATCGCGACCCTGGGCAACCTGCACGCGGTGGACCCCGCCGAGGTGGGCCTGGGCGACTTCGGCCGTCCGGCAGGCTTCCTGGAACGCCAGGTGCGCCGCTGGAGCAAGCAGCTGGAGGCCTCGCGCAGCCGGGACATCCCCGGGATCGACGAGTTGCGCGACAAACTGGCGGCCATGCTGCCCGAGCAGGGCGCGCCCGCGATCGTGCACGGCGACTACCGGCTCGACAACGTGCTGGTCACCGACGACGGGCGGCTCACCGCCGTACTGGACTGGGAGATGGCCACCCTCGGCGACCCCCTCGTGGACCTGGGGCTGATGCTCGTCTACCGGGAGCAGCCGGTCATCGGCGGCTCGGGACCGGCCACCTCGGCCGAGGGTTTCCCCTCCTCCCCCGAGCTGGTGGAGATGTACGCGGCAGCGACCGGCCGGGACGTGTCCCGACTCGGCTGGTACGTGGCCTTCGGCTGCTTCAAGCTCGCGGTGATCGCCGAGGGCATCCACTTCCGGCACAGCCGGGGCCTGACCGTGGGCGCCGGCTTCGACGGGATCGGCGACGTCGTCGCCCCGCTGGTACAGCGCGCCCACACCATGCTCAAGGAGGACTGA
- a CDS encoding SDR family oxidoreductase has product MTSRFDGRTAIVTGASRGIGLAIAQRLVSEGARVCITARKPEPLQEAVTALGGPEHAIGIPGRADDPEHQDAAIAATLEAFGSVDLFVNNTGINPVYGRMVDLDLDAARKIFEVNALSAISWVQKVYKAWLAEHGGAIVNVSSVAGIKPAPGIGFYGATKAMLSHITEELAVELGPNIRVNGVAPAVVKTRFAEALYEGREEKVAAAYPLNRLGLPEDVAGAVAFLLSEDAAWVTGRTLVLDGGVTLTGGV; this is encoded by the coding sequence ATGACTTCGCGGTTCGACGGGCGCACCGCCATCGTCACCGGTGCCAGCCGCGGCATCGGCCTGGCCATCGCCCAACGGCTCGTCTCCGAGGGCGCTCGCGTGTGCATCACCGCGCGCAAGCCCGAGCCCCTCCAGGAAGCCGTGACGGCCCTCGGCGGCCCCGAGCACGCCATCGGAATCCCCGGCCGCGCCGACGACCCCGAGCACCAGGACGCGGCGATCGCCGCCACCCTGGAGGCCTTCGGCAGCGTCGACCTTTTCGTCAACAACACCGGCATCAACCCGGTCTACGGGCGCATGGTCGACCTCGACCTGGACGCCGCCCGCAAGATCTTCGAGGTCAACGCGCTCTCCGCGATCTCCTGGGTGCAGAAGGTCTACAAGGCCTGGCTGGCCGAGCACGGCGGCGCCATCGTCAACGTCTCCTCCGTGGCCGGGATCAAGCCCGCCCCCGGGATCGGCTTCTACGGCGCCACCAAGGCGATGCTCAGCCACATCACCGAGGAGCTCGCCGTCGAGCTGGGGCCGAACATCCGGGTGAACGGCGTCGCCCCGGCCGTGGTCAAGACCCGCTTCGCCGAGGCCCTGTACGAGGGCCGCGAGGAGAAGGTCGCCGCCGCCTACCCGCTGAACCGCCTGGGCCTGCCCGAGGACGTCGCGGGCGCGGTCGCCTTCCTGCTCTCCGAGGACGCCGCGTGGGTCACCGGCCGCACCCTGGTGCTGGACGGCGGCGTCACCCTGACCGGAGGGGTGTGA
- a CDS encoding SDR family oxidoreductase, with the protein MTDVELKNTQPKGTQLTDVGAVVTGGGNGIGAAIARRLAGAGARVVVNDLDAGAAEAVAAEIGGIAVPGDAAGEAGVTALIAEAGAHLGGIDLYVANAGVAVSGGPEALESDWDLSWQVNVMSHVRAARELVPGWLERGRGHLLTTVSAAGLLSMLGSAPYSVTKHAALAFGEWMSATYGDRGITTQCLCPLGVRTNMLDDSGSEGQAILAGDAITPEEVADAVMAGLADGRFLILPHPQVADYYAARAADTDAWLAGMRRLQAKVFGTEEQA; encoded by the coding sequence GTGACCGACGTGGAGCTCAAGAACACGCAGCCGAAAGGCACCCAGCTGACGGATGTCGGAGCCGTGGTGACCGGCGGCGGTAACGGGATCGGCGCGGCGATCGCCCGCCGCCTGGCCGGTGCCGGGGCACGGGTCGTGGTCAACGACCTGGACGCGGGCGCCGCCGAGGCCGTGGCCGCGGAGATCGGCGGGATCGCCGTGCCCGGGGACGCCGCCGGCGAGGCCGGCGTGACCGCCCTGATCGCCGAGGCCGGGGCGCACCTGGGTGGAATCGACCTCTACGTGGCCAACGCAGGGGTCGCCGTGAGCGGCGGCCCCGAAGCTCTGGAGTCCGACTGGGACCTGTCCTGGCAGGTCAACGTGATGTCGCACGTGCGTGCGGCCCGCGAGCTCGTCCCGGGCTGGTTGGAGCGCGGCCGCGGCCACCTGCTCACCACCGTGTCCGCGGCGGGTCTGCTGAGCATGCTCGGCAGCGCACCCTACTCGGTGACCAAGCACGCCGCCCTGGCCTTCGGCGAGTGGATGTCGGCCACCTACGGGGACCGGGGCATCACCACCCAGTGCCTGTGCCCCCTGGGGGTGCGCACCAACATGCTCGACGACAGCGGGTCGGAGGGCCAGGCCATCCTGGCCGGGGACGCCATCACGCCGGAGGAGGTCGCCGACGCGGTGATGGCGGGGCTCGCCGACGGGCGCTTCCTGATCCTGCCGCACCCCCAGGTCGCTGACTACTACGCGGCCCGGGCCGCTGACACCGACGCCTGGCTGGCCGGGATGCGGCGCCTGCAGGCCAAGGTGTTCGGCACGGAGGAGCAGGCATGA
- a CDS encoding acyl-CoA dehydrogenase family protein, with protein sequence MDFAFDARTEELRARLLAFMDEHVYPAEPVFAAQLAEREDPWAIPPVVEDLKAEARKQGLWNFFLAGHPEHGGLPNLQYAPLAEITGRSSHLAPVALNCAAPDTGNMEVLTMFGTDEQKKRWLEPLLDGRIRSAFAMTEPEVASSDATNITTRIVRDGDEYVVNGRKWYISGALNPACEILIVMGKTDPDAERHRQQSMVLVPRDTPGLRIGRGMSVFGYDDSDHGGHAEVFFDDVRVPAENLIGGEGEGFAIAQARLGPGRIHHCMRSIGVAERALELTCKRVLDRVAFGRPLAEQGVVREWIAEARVAIEQLRLLVLKTAYLMDTVGNRGAHTEIQAIKIATPRTVEWILDKCVQAHGAAGVSQDTPLAGWQAGVRSLRLADGPDEVHLRSLARAELRKYA encoded by the coding sequence ATGGACTTCGCTTTCGACGCCCGGACCGAGGAGCTGCGCGCGCGGCTCCTGGCCTTCATGGACGAACACGTCTACCCCGCCGAGCCGGTGTTCGCCGCCCAGCTGGCGGAGCGGGAGGACCCCTGGGCGATCCCGCCGGTGGTCGAGGACCTCAAGGCCGAGGCCCGCAAACAGGGGTTGTGGAACTTCTTCCTGGCCGGTCACCCCGAGCACGGCGGGCTGCCCAACCTCCAGTACGCCCCGTTGGCCGAGATCACCGGGCGCAGCTCCCACCTGGCACCGGTGGCTCTGAACTGCGCGGCCCCGGACACCGGGAACATGGAGGTGCTGACCATGTTCGGCACCGACGAACAGAAGAAGCGGTGGCTGGAGCCGCTGCTGGACGGACGCATCCGGTCCGCCTTCGCGATGACCGAACCCGAGGTGGCCTCCTCCGACGCCACCAACATCACCACCCGCATCGTCCGCGACGGTGACGAGTACGTGGTCAACGGGCGCAAGTGGTACATCAGCGGAGCGCTCAACCCGGCCTGCGAGATCCTCATCGTGATGGGCAAGACCGACCCCGACGCCGAACGGCACCGGCAGCAGAGCATGGTGCTGGTGCCGCGGGACACCCCCGGGCTGCGCATCGGGCGCGGTATGAGCGTGTTCGGCTACGACGACAGCGACCACGGCGGCCACGCCGAGGTGTTCTTCGACGACGTGCGCGTTCCCGCGGAGAACCTGATCGGCGGCGAGGGCGAGGGGTTCGCGATCGCCCAGGCCCGGCTGGGCCCTGGCCGTATCCACCACTGCATGCGTTCCATCGGTGTCGCCGAGCGGGCCCTGGAGCTGACCTGCAAGCGGGTACTGGACCGGGTGGCCTTCGGCCGTCCGCTGGCCGAGCAGGGCGTGGTCCGCGAGTGGATCGCCGAGGCCCGGGTGGCGATCGAACAGCTGCGCCTGCTGGTACTCAAGACCGCCTACCTGATGGACACGGTGGGCAACAGGGGCGCGCACACCGAGATCCAGGCGATCAAGATCGCCACCCCGCGCACGGTGGAGTGGATCCTGGACAAGTGCGTGCAGGCCCACGGCGCCGCCGGGGTCAGCCAGGACACCCCGCTGGCGGGCTGGCAGGCGGGCGTGCGCTCGCTGCGCCTGGCCGACGGCCCGGACGAGGTGCACCTGCGCTCCCTGGCCCGCGCGGAGCTGCGTAAGTACGCGTAG
- a CDS encoding GNAT family N-acetyltransferase: protein MSRRLYVRQGACRKGDAGRSRARMARTRARSPVPYGCTPHPGGSGMATEVTDIPDRRRYEVRADGEVAGYAEYILTEGLITFTHTEIDPAFEGQGMGSTLIREALDDVRTRELAVLPLCPFVKGWIQRHRDYADLVYK, encoded by the coding sequence ATGTCACGGAGACTCTATGTCCGCCAGGGCGCGTGCCGCAAGGGGGACGCGGGCAGGTCAAGGGCGAGAATGGCTCGGACGCGGGCGAGGTCGCCCGTGCCCTACGGCTGTACCCCACACCCAGGAGGTTCCGGCATGGCAACCGAGGTCACCGACATTCCCGACAGGCGCCGATACGAGGTCAGGGCCGACGGCGAGGTCGCCGGGTACGCGGAGTACATCCTGACTGAAGGCCTCATCACCTTCACCCACACCGAGATCGACCCGGCCTTCGAGGGGCAGGGGATGGGCAGCACCCTGATCCGCGAGGCGCTGGACGACGTACGCACCCGTGAACTGGCTGTCCTTCCGCTGTGCCCCTTCGTCAAGGGCTGGATCCAGCGGCACCGCGACTACGCGGACCTCGTCTACAAGTGA